GCGTGAGGGGGTTCCTCGGGGCACGACTTACACTGCtcgacgatgatttttttcccttgattGTCCGACCGAAACAAGATAACAATATGGCGCTCAGCTAGGGCTGGGCAGgccaggtaccggtactggtaccggtattaGCGGTACCTACTTTACGGTACTCACCGAACGTCACagtacggtactggtaccggtatcaACTGTACATTCTCAAAGGTACTGCTGCCAGCATCAAACACCTTTAGTACCGGTACCACACAGCGCTCGCGCCGCGCCGCTGCGGATTATAATGCGCAGGGCAGTTTCAGATGCATAACACGCGCATATATTTGTGTTGGTTGTTggggagggatgagaagaaaGTGTAATtgattgttagtgttggtgtgtttggtgacaagtgagtgtatttgttttctgaatgagtctattaaTTGTACTCTGCAGTCTAAAAATTATGAGGGAtcgaggctgttccagtcacgtatggtgcgtggaaacgTAAccaatgattgattgatagtttattgttgcaagtaaaacaacaaaggagaagggaggagcatgccatcccaacccccaggcagtacagagtgtgattatacaactaaggatacatgtgtaagtagcaccaggaaactaaaaagatacaatggtaggggacaagtgctaaaaaaaaaaaaaataataagtaaataaataaaggccttgatttagtcaagggagcagacacaagggactgtacatatggactacaatctagaggcaaatgcaggatactcactatagcacagctgaaagaacattattgttaatgaaccagcccaccagcccaggcaggtcccagtggccctgtgggcggtaggcactgtaatagcagaacattgcaggacatagtaTTTGAGCGTacgtgtgaccccctggcctggcacacaagcggcaaggtacagggtcagccccactgacctcccagtaatatctatagcccagcctcagccgcatcaccaccagatcataggatgcactaagcctaccataagtgtgggtgcagatacttgatacctgggcatagtgaatgctggagggactaccatcctgacacctcaaggcaaTTAAGCTGCATGATTGGTAACAGACTCACTAACAATTAAGGGATCttagtctattcttaacataattaAAGGTTTattcaacacctgggtgtacattgagatcatcagaggcagcacgagcaagtctgtctgccttttcattatggGGCAGCCCAACATGTGAGGGCACCCAGATATGAAGTGTCTGCAGTAGCACCACAGCGCTCCGGCAGGCTATATAAGGGCACTAAGGCACTTGACTATATCAcagtcagaaggggaggaggacagaagagcaTACAAGGCACATTGACTATCAACAAACAAGTACACATCTTTCCTGAGAGCTATAGTGATATGGAGGGCTTCATATATGGCATAGAGTCTGCCCTTGTGGAAGACAGATGATCAGGAAGCCTCTTAGAAACCTCagactaccgctactactactgtatgtttatactactagtctactattcctactaatactaatactacttctactaatacttGCCATatatagcctactactactactattaccacttgcTTGGATTataacacacaaacgcacgcactcacacaaaGATAACGGGAGGTTGTCATGGCAACGGACGGCGGCCATCATGGATTTGGAGGCAAGCACAGGTGCTGATTGGCTGAGGTGAGGGGGCGTGGCTTAAGGCAGAGTGGGCGGGTCTTAGCGGGCCAAGGCAGAGGTGGGAGGGGCTTAGCGGGGCACgggaaagatttacatagatttacataggaaggaagcgaaagaggaagaaatagaacaagatcaagataaggaagaacaagaacaagatgaagaacacgaagaaaaataCATTACGAGACGATACATTACGTTTattgactttatttatttattttatttatacattaaTTCATACCAGCAGGACGAGCATCAATTTTTTACCTTACCCAATCTTCGCAAGCTTGTTCTAACACCAGCAGCTTAATTAAAGGCATAAATAATAGACGCTTCGTATCAATGTGTTGTATTTCAAGCTTTCCACAATCAGCTGTATACAGTCTAGTGAAAgttcagctttctctctctctctctctctctctctctctctctctctctctctctctctctctctcttgaggttAGGATacgaaaataaatagataattccctctcacacacacacacacacacacacacactcttcatccCTTCTAAATTATCAACTTTCCTTAAAATCGTACAAGGAatgtaaaagtaaaaaaatggaaTTATTTATATGAAAGCAgccttcattttatatatatatatatatatatatatatatatatatatatatatatatatatatatatatatagagagagagagagagagagagagagagagagagagagagagagagagagagagagagagagagagagagagagagagagagagagagagagagagagagagaagaaaaaaagaaatgaaaaagaaaagatcagaaagaagaaaaataaaaagaagaaaaagataaagaagaagaagcagaagaagaagcagaagaagaaacatACATACTACTAACAAACATTGGTAATCTGTTCCATGGTTAAAAATAATACAATCTCCCTCACAATATATATTAATAAGTACTTCTCCTTAAACTCAAGACTAACATAGGAATTAATACACTTGCTAATACTGTCGTCAAGAccctaatgataataataataaaaataataatggtaataatttgTTTTGTCTGCATTTCACTAACTCTCTCTTCAATATCTACAtaattatccttctcttcctcctttctctctctctctctctctctctctctctctcttatggcaCTCAATCTTCTAATATAACTCCTTCTCATTAGTGCCAAGACCTTACTATGGCACTTATCACACTCTTGAATGGCACTCACTAAGGTTTTTAATATTGGCACTACCTGGCACTCAAATGTACACTGCTGGTTCCTGTATATATAGATTTATCTgtaatttatttcttttctttcctttctttccttctttcttttttttctttctcttttaattatcttttctttctcgatttgatttattttttattctttatttttttctttctaatttcctctccttccaacattcctttaattctctctttctttctatttctttctcgcgTTCTtctacatatacattcttttatacaatatctactctctctctctctctctctctctctctctcacacacatacacacacaagctcaGTGGTGCAAACATCAAAATACCTTCAATGGTGTTTGTTTGTGCTATAGTAATTACAAGCTTATAATTAGAACATAGAGGTCCCTATTTATATCACTGgtcaaggtaataataataataataatagtaataataataataataatctttccgtatcatattctttctcttctgttttctcttcctcctcctcctcctcctcatgttcctgtacttctctctctctctctctctccctctctctttttctctcctcttttctctccctctgtggcGTCAAGCAAGCATaatggtgcatgtgtgtgtgtatatatatataaggtgctTTTAGTTATATGATAAAGACCTTCCTTACTTTTGACTTCCAGGAGAAAATAATAtagcttcattttttttgtctgttttgcttccttttccttccttcctttgtttctgctttcatttaattttatttatttttgtcatttttgcATTCATATcctgctttcccttcctattctttcctttcagctttccttttttttatatttctatccTTTTTGAATTGatatcttgctttcttttctttccttccttccttttgtttcttcctctcctatctttctctttcatgaCACATTCTCCATTACACACaagcatatttttcctcctcttccttcctctctctcctcctcctcctcctcacacactaaACATTCTCCAGCACAAAATGGCACTTGAAAAACGCCATTGGATTCTTAAGTTTCTGCTTGACCTGAGCCTCAAACTTGTCCCTCACGCGCGAGAACTCCATGATGTCGCGAGGCCGTTCCTGCCGCCACATCTCGTCGAAGGCAAAGAAGAGGTGGCAGTAGAATTGGTGGAACGCCCGCACCTCCAGAAAGCGCTTGGAGGCATTGTAGAAGTGCGTCTTTGCGTCCCCGGCGAGCAGGAGGCTGTAAGCGAGGTGTGTGATGTTGATGCCCACGATGGCGAACGAATACCTGCCAACACGAGGAGAAGAGGCGAGATTGAGGGGATGCCAGAAGGGGATTTAGGGTGCCATATAGATTTAGAGGTGCCATAGTGACTTGAGTAATGCAATAATAGACTTAGTAATGCCATAGGTTTACTAGGACCATAGACTTAATGGTGCCAGATTTGATGGTGGTGCCCTAGTGACTTAGTtgagcacacacatttaacaaggttttcgaaggagttgtgggcatttccaggggtactttaatgaccctggtggtagtttgacccttcttctgtaccctaaacctaaaagaacactcattagaacaggatttatctcctttttggcctttggaaatagttacttTGAGAGGCAGaagcatttgacaataccaacctatatCATAACTATCTCCCTTAgctatgaaggaagggagagaagagaggaaggaagaggaggaaagaaagaagtgctggtgtgtgtttgagaatgtttagttaaggaggagaggagaggagaggaagaaagaaggaaagaaatgagggaagagaaggcttgaaggaaggaggaaagaaatgctgatgtgtgtttgagaatgtgtagttaaggaggaggagagaagaggaaggaggaaggaaagaactgaaggaagagaaggcttgTGGGTCAACCTAGTTCACAGTGACTATACTATATTATTCCTATTACTAGTGAGGTCAGGTCAACTCACCCCCACTTTGGATGTAGTGACCTGGCCAGCACGTGTCTCGCTGCGCTGTTGTGTTGCTCTGCGAAGAACCTGCCGAGGGAGCACAGCATTAGTTGGGGTTGAGGATGCACAGATAAGACACTACACAAATTTATTACAAAAGGCTTCTGGTAAAACATTCTGCTCAGGCTCAGGGTCAAGTCTCACTCAGCCAAGGTTTTTCCACTgccaaggagtggttactgtcccaccTTGAGCATGGGGGACCAAGGGAGTGTGATGTGTGAAGGTCCCGCCAACACCCAGAGATACACAATAATGACCCGTGATATAAttgggagggtactggctggtaGTGACAAGTCCAGCTcctgatcaggccttggtggtgaatcacacacacacacacacacacacacacacacacaggctaaataaaacaaaataaatgaatgaatccACTCACAGCAGGTTCTCCAGGCCCAGCACACCCATGCCTCTGAAGTCAGTCTGTGGGTCGTCGCCCTGGAAGCCAATCATCTGCCACTGCTTGGTGACCCGTGCCTGGCAGGGAGGagctcaggtcaggtcaggtcacatcAACAgctttatttattatattttatccatttatttattttgtaagtgattcatattttttttgcatctttttctacacatttcttctttctctccttatcctactccttccttccctcttcctttctagctttctttcttttatattcaacAACTTTATCCATTTGTATagctattcttttttctttattatgagagtaaggaagggagagcctAGGAAGGGAGACCTTTTAACATAGAACATAAGGGAGAGTGTGCTTCAAGTTTcaatggcctaggaagggagagctttgaacatagaagtgaagggagagagtgcATCAAGTGTctatggcctaggaagggagagcttttaacataggagtgaagggagagagtgcATCAAGTGTctatggcctaggaagggagagcttttaacataggagtgaagggagagagtgcATCAAGTGTctatggcctaggaagggagagcttttaCCATAAAACATAAGGGAGAGAGTGCATCAAGTGTctatggcctaggaagggagagcttgtaacataggagtgaagggagagcttgtaacatgggAGCAAGGGCCTCAGTGTCACCTCCAGGTGCGTGTCTGGCATCATGTGGTCCCAGAGTGCCTTCAGCTTCTGTTCGTGTTGGGGATTGACAGCATCGTAAGGCTCTTTGCGCCGCGCCTCAACCTCCGCCACCAGCTGTCGGTAACCCCAGATCTGCGTCAGGCACTCACCCAACACATCGGAGAACCtggggagggatgaaagggttaGAGAGTGCTTggaagaggttaggttaggttaggtttatggATGACAGGGTTAGTAAAAGCTTGAATAGAGGTTAGCTAAGGTTAGACTAATGGGTGATGGGGATGGAAAAGGCTTGATGGTGAGGCTAGGAAGGCTTGGatggaggttaggtaaggttaggttaggttgggtaaggtaaggtaaggttaggtaaggttaggttacgttaggttatgtTTATGGATGACAGGGTTAGAAAAAGCTTGCataaaggttaggtaaggttcgaTTAATGGATGATGGGGTTAGAAAAGGCTT
The Eriocheir sinensis breed Jianghai 21 chromosome 60, ASM2467909v1, whole genome shotgun sequence genome window above contains:
- the LOC126985974 gene encoding ELMO domain-containing protein 1-like isoform X2, which gives rise to MFGLIWTTLYWWLRPLVKWVLRRTTGLCELQRVCYGEQKGATRTCGVEFSLQHSRSPEIQKCVKYIDGKCQERSLSQELIYYVVFAIVKIKGINTKAHKGFSDVLGECLTQIWGYRQLVAEVEARRKEPYDAVNPQHEQKLKALWDHMMPDTHLEARVTKQWQMIGFQGDDPQTDFRGMGVLGLENLLFFAEQHNSAARHVLARSLHPKWGYSFAIVGINITHLAYSLLLAGDAKTHFYNASKRFLEVRAFHQFYCHLFFAFDEMWRQERPRDIMEFSRVRDKFEAQVKQKLKNPMAFFKCHFVLENV
- the LOC126985974 gene encoding ELMO domain-containing protein 2-like isoform X1; the encoded protein is MMRLSLGMFGLIWTTLYWWLRPLVKWVLRRTTGLCELQRVCYGEQKGATRTCGVEFSLQHSRSPEIQKCVKYIDGKCQERSLSQELIYYVVFAIVKIKGINTKAHKGFSDVLGECLTQIWGYRQLVAEVEARRKEPYDAVNPQHEQKLKALWDHMMPDTHLEARVTKQWQMIGFQGDDPQTDFRGMGVLGLENLLFFAEQHNSAARHVLARSLHPKWGYSFAIVGINITHLAYSLLLAGDAKTHFYNASKRFLEVRAFHQFYCHLFFAFDEMWRQERPRDIMEFSRVRDKFEAQVKQKLKNPMAFFKCHFVLENV